GATTCCCCGGACACCACCTTAATCGCCCGTTCCGCGGGAACCAGCAATTCCAGCAGCCGATCCTCGACGCGTTTTTCGGCTTCGGCTTCGACTTCCCGCCGTTTTCTGGTGCGAACCAGGCCGATCGCGGCGTCGACCAGGTCGCGAATCATGCTTTCGACGTCGCGCCCGTAGTAACCGACTTCGGTGTACTTGCTGGCTTCGACCTTGATAAACGGAGCACCGGTCAGCTTTGCCAGCCGGCGCGTGATTTCGGTCTTGCCGACTCCCGTGGGGCCGATCATCAGGATATTTCGCGGAGTCACTTCGCGCCGCATTTCTTCGGACAGATTCAGCCAGCGCCAGCGATTGCGCAGCGCGATCGCGACGGCTCGCTTGGCGGCGTTCTGGCCGACA
The Planctomycetaceae bacterium genome window above contains:
- a CDS encoding AAA family ATPase — its product is MSELTPAQVVEQLDQHIVGQNAAKRAVAIALRNRWRWLNLSEEMRREVTPRNILMIGPTGVGKTEITRRLAKLTGAPFIKVEASKYTEVGYYGRDVESMIRDLVDAAIGLVRTRKRREVEAEAEKRVEDRLLELLVPAERAIKVVSGESGDEETESQHARHERTVAKFRDMLRDGRLEDRTVELSIEQRSSPVQVFTNMGMEQMDMDLQGMLERMMPKKKHRTPDDRRTGSRGSA